Proteins from a single region of Rhodovibrio salinarum DSM 9154:
- a CDS encoding OmpA family protein — MEMRHVRVGLALFAVTVVLAGCGVHEGMKADGSGVAPEWTQVGDDDGDGVLNPRDACPGTPEGVRVDAVGCALDSDNDGVRDTRDDCPDTPEGAEVNDRGCPLDTDGDGVANARDACAHTPPGVRVDAQGCSLEQGLNDLPPVFFNTNKASIRPESYRILRDVADRLAERPGVRVRVIGHTDNRNTAAYNMDLSQRRAKAVVSFLIERGIDPDRLVAVGRGESEPIASNDTEAGMARNRRVEYEVIGR; from the coding sequence ATGGAAATGCGACACGTGCGTGTGGGACTTGCGCTTTTCGCTGTGACGGTCGTGCTGGCGGGGTGCGGCGTCCACGAAGGCATGAAGGCCGACGGGAGCGGTGTGGCGCCCGAGTGGACCCAGGTGGGCGACGACGATGGCGACGGCGTCTTGAACCCGCGCGATGCGTGCCCGGGCACTCCTGAGGGGGTCAGGGTCGACGCCGTCGGCTGCGCACTGGACAGCGACAACGACGGGGTGCGGGACACCCGCGACGACTGCCCGGACACACCGGAAGGTGCCGAGGTCAACGATCGTGGCTGTCCACTGGACACCGATGGCGATGGCGTCGCAAACGCCCGCGATGCCTGTGCGCACACGCCGCCCGGCGTGCGGGTCGACGCGCAGGGGTGCAGTCTGGAGCAGGGGCTCAACGACCTGCCGCCGGTGTTCTTCAATACCAACAAGGCGTCGATCCGGCCGGAAAGCTACCGGATCCTGCGCGATGTCGCCGACCGGCTTGCCGAACGCCCCGGGGTGCGCGTGCGCGTGATCGGACACACCGACAACCGGAACACGGCCGCCTACAACATGGACCTATCCCAACGTCGGGCGAAGGCCGTGGTCAGCTTCCTGATCGAGCGGGGCATCGATCCCGATCGCCTGGTTGCCGTCGGGCGCGGCGAAAGCGAGCCGATCGCCAGCAACGACACCGAGGCTGGTATGGCACGGAACCGCCGCGTGGAATACGAGGTGATCGGGCGTTAG
- a CDS encoding ABC transporter ATP-binding protein — MKGNALGTLAAKILRLLDARERRRGLLVLGLMVMMAGFEVAGIASVLPFLSVLGDPGMIERNAYLQWAYVGLGFDSHHAFLIALAVFGLIVLLAATAVRLVAQYAMVRYAQMRRHSVSRRLLYGHLNRPYEFFLTHNSANLSKTILSEVDQLTANVITPATQLVAYSIVTITVVLFLVVMAPLLALVTMGLIGGFYTLIYVLMRGYLRRIGDERVRANGQRFKAAAQALGGIQELKVLGREQAFFDAFDPASRRYARYLAANELISKLPKRMVEMLGFAAVLGAAIYLLEDRGNLGEVLPVLGAYAVAGNRLLPAVQSVYQGIAKLRFGGAVVDTILDELDATATARHADITRAEPLELTQAFRMRGVAYAYPGQQEPALSDIDLDVPAHSTTSIYGSTGAGKSTLVKLILGLLQPTRGTLDVDGQVLTPTTLPAWQRTIGYVPQDLFLIDDTVARNIALGIPDTEIDWTALQRAAQRARIHEVIADQLPHGYETVLGERGIRLSGGQRQRIAIARALYHDPKVLVLDEATSALDPETERQIVNDLIDQSRDITLIAITHRESISRLCDRVYRVENGTVRLDIQRHDAHT, encoded by the coding sequence ATGAAAGGGAACGCCTTGGGAACGCTGGCGGCCAAGATCCTGCGCCTCCTGGACGCGCGGGAGCGTCGACGGGGCCTTCTGGTGCTCGGCCTGATGGTCATGATGGCCGGGTTCGAGGTTGCCGGGATCGCTTCCGTGCTGCCGTTCCTCTCGGTGCTGGGCGACCCGGGGATGATCGAACGCAACGCCTATTTGCAATGGGCCTATGTCGGTCTTGGCTTCGACAGCCATCACGCCTTCCTGATCGCGCTGGCTGTTTTCGGGCTGATCGTTCTGCTCGCGGCAACAGCCGTCCGGCTGGTGGCGCAGTACGCGATGGTCCGTTACGCGCAAATGCGTCGGCACTCGGTCTCGCGGCGGCTGCTGTACGGCCACCTGAACCGTCCCTACGAGTTCTTCCTGACCCACAACAGCGCCAACCTCTCGAAAACCATCCTGTCCGAGGTCGACCAGCTGACGGCGAACGTCATCACGCCGGCCACGCAGCTGGTGGCTTACAGCATCGTCACGATCACCGTGGTGCTCTTTCTGGTGGTCATGGCCCCGTTGCTCGCGCTGGTCACGATGGGACTGATCGGCGGCTTCTACACGCTGATCTATGTGCTGATGCGGGGCTATCTCCGACGGATCGGCGACGAACGCGTGAGAGCGAACGGGCAGCGGTTCAAGGCCGCGGCCCAGGCCTTGGGCGGCATCCAGGAACTCAAGGTGCTCGGGCGCGAGCAGGCCTTTTTCGATGCCTTCGACCCGGCTTCCCGCCGCTACGCGCGGTATCTGGCCGCGAACGAACTGATCTCGAAACTGCCCAAGCGAATGGTCGAAATGCTCGGGTTTGCCGCGGTGCTCGGCGCGGCGATCTACCTGTTGGAAGACCGCGGCAACCTTGGCGAGGTGCTCCCGGTCTTGGGGGCCTACGCGGTTGCGGGAAACCGCCTCCTGCCGGCGGTCCAGTCGGTTTATCAGGGGATCGCCAAGCTCCGCTTCGGCGGCGCGGTGGTGGACACGATCCTGGACGAGCTCGACGCCACCGCCACGGCACGCCATGCGGACATCACGCGCGCCGAACCGCTCGAGCTGACGCAAGCCTTCCGGATGCGTGGGGTCGCCTACGCCTATCCCGGACAGCAAGAGCCGGCGCTGAGCGACATCGATCTGGACGTGCCCGCCCATAGCACGACCTCGATCTACGGCAGCACGGGGGCCGGGAAAAGCACGCTGGTTAAGCTGATTCTGGGCCTTCTGCAGCCCACGCGCGGCACGCTGGACGTCGATGGGCAGGTGCTGACTCCAACCACGCTCCCAGCCTGGCAGCGGACCATCGGCTACGTGCCGCAGGACCTGTTCCTGATCGACGATACGGTCGCCCGGAATATCGCGCTGGGCATCCCGGATACCGAAATCGACTGGACGGCCCTACAGCGCGCCGCCCAAAGAGCGCGCATCCACGAGGTTATCGCCGACCAGCTTCCGCACGGCTACGAGACGGTGCTGGGAGAGCGCGGCATCCGCCTGTCGGGGGGGCAACGCCAACGGATCGCGATCGCGCGCGCGCTGTACCATGATCCGAAAGTCCTCGTGCTGGACGAAGCCACGAGTGCCCTGGACCCCGAAACCGAGCGGCAGATTGTGAACGACCTGATCGACCAGTCGCGTGACATCACACTGATCGCGATCACGCACCGGGAGAGCATCTCGCGCCTTTGCGACCGGGTCTATCGGGTCGAAAACGGGACCGTGCGCCTGGACATTCAACGGCACGATGCCCACACATAG
- a CDS encoding glycosyltransferase family 2 protein — MTSVSVIIPTCDRPHMLAEALASVQGQTRPADQVIVVDNGVLPLPEAVTATYDKVRFERIPPRSGASFARNWGAWIAGCDTLAFLDDDDLWPEDYLARMLACLEETDSDLVAAPQRLADSGTETERPIAPNHDGQFPRWTRLGYRGSNMIVRTTAFWAVQGFPTRMLTGEDRAFAIELATAGHQIRVCPDAHSLKREHAGTQLTDRATLALGKLCFLNEFGARMRRADLLEDRLAVVISLSHTWGWPLWLVGVAMAPRAALRRARKYWPLNRISR; from the coding sequence ATGACAAGCGTAAGTGTGATCATCCCGACCTGCGACCGGCCGCACATGTTGGCCGAAGCTCTTGCATCCGTGCAGGGACAAACCCGGCCCGCCGATCAAGTGATCGTGGTCGACAACGGGGTCTTGCCGCTTCCAGAGGCAGTCACCGCCACCTATGACAAGGTGCGGTTCGAACGGATTCCGCCGCGCTCTGGGGCGAGCTTTGCCCGCAATTGGGGCGCCTGGATCGCTGGCTGCGACACGCTCGCCTTCCTGGACGACGATGACCTCTGGCCGGAAGACTACCTGGCGCGCATGCTCGCCTGTCTTGAGGAAACCGACAGCGATCTGGTGGCCGCCCCACAGCGCCTCGCCGACTCAGGCACGGAGACGGAGCGGCCCATCGCCCCGAACCACGACGGCCAATTTCCGCGTTGGACGCGGCTTGGCTACCGGGGCAGCAACATGATCGTTCGGACAACGGCGTTCTGGGCCGTGCAGGGGTTCCCGACCCGGATGCTGACCGGTGAAGACCGGGCCTTCGCGATCGAGCTGGCCACGGCCGGCCACCAAATTCGCGTGTGCCCGGACGCCCACAGCCTGAAGCGCGAACACGCGGGGACCCAGCTCACCGACCGGGCGACGCTTGCCCTCGGCAAGCTCTGCTTCCTGAACGAGTTCGGCGCACGCATGCGCCGCGCCGACCTGCTCGAAGACCGGCTGGCCGTGGTGATCAGTTTGAGCCACACCTGGGGCTGGCCGCTCTGGCTCGTCGGTGTCGCGATGGCTCCGCGGGCCGCGCTCCGCCGCGCGCGCAAGTATTGGCCCCTGAACAGGATCTCCCGATGA
- a CDS encoding AI-2E family transporter — MSLRARIWLVIALVFLGGLYLLSSILFPFVLGMVIAYMLDPLCDRLEARGFSRNGATALVVGVFALVVVVVLAVAIPLVWSQTIDLIDRAPELRDRAAQLIQPLWADLEPYLTPEVRQRIEQAAATYAGTAAGWIGSGVQAVFSGSLAAFDILSTLLITPLVAFYLIRDWDRLVAAVDRRIPRPAVEIVRARAREIDATLAAWMRGVAMVALILGVFYAVSLTALGLSYGLLIGLFAGAISFIPFVGAILGGALGLISAVFTFAEPWMWLVTVAIFALGQVAEGNFLTPRLVGRNVELHELWVIFALMAGGTLFGFTGVLLAIPVTASIGVLVRATDDYYLQSHLYDPAHASEADPATGDD; from the coding sequence ATGAGCTTGCGCGCGCGCATCTGGCTGGTCATCGCCCTGGTCTTCCTGGGCGGCCTGTATCTCCTGTCCAGCATCCTGTTCCCGTTCGTGTTGGGGATGGTGATCGCCTACATGCTGGACCCGCTGTGCGACCGGCTGGAGGCACGCGGCTTTTCGCGCAACGGCGCGACGGCGCTGGTGGTCGGTGTGTTTGCGCTGGTGGTCGTCGTGGTCTTGGCGGTGGCGATCCCGCTGGTGTGGTCGCAGACGATCGATCTGATCGACCGGGCACCGGAGTTGCGTGACCGTGCGGCGCAGTTGATCCAGCCGCTGTGGGCGGACCTCGAACCGTACTTGACCCCGGAAGTCCGCCAGCGGATCGAGCAGGCGGCGGCGACCTATGCCGGCACGGCGGCGGGGTGGATCGGCTCGGGCGTGCAGGCGGTCTTCTCCGGCTCGCTCGCGGCTTTCGATATCCTGTCCACCCTACTGATCACGCCGTTGGTCGCCTTCTACCTGATCCGCGATTGGGACCGGTTGGTGGCCGCAGTCGACCGGCGCATCCCGCGCCCGGCGGTGGAGATCGTGCGCGCCCGTGCGCGCGAGATCGATGCGACACTGGCCGCCTGGATGCGCGGCGTGGCGATGGTGGCGTTGATCCTGGGCGTGTTCTACGCCGTCAGCCTGACCGCGCTCGGCCTATCCTACGGTCTGTTGATCGGTTTGTTCGCGGGCGCGATCTCGTTCATTCCGTTTGTCGGGGCGATCCTGGGCGGCGCGCTTGGACTGATCTCGGCGGTGTTCACCTTCGCCGAGCCATGGATGTGGCTGGTGACGGTCGCGATTTTCGCGCTCGGCCAGGTCGCGGAAGGTAACTTCCTGACCCCACGGCTGGTCGGGCGGAACGTCGAGCTGCACGAGCTTTGGGTAATCTTCGCCCTGATGGCCGGAGGCACGCTGTTCGGTTTCACGGGCGTGCTGCTTGCGATTCCGGTCACCGCCTCGATCGGTGTGCTAGTGCGTGCGACCGACGACTACTATTTGCAAAGCCATCTGTACGATCCGGCACACGCTTCGGAAGCGGATCCGGCAACCGGCGACGATTAA
- a CDS encoding glycosyltransferase family 4 protein, with amino-acid sequence MSAPSTEIAVVTECQPGRGTLTSFWFAAPILREQNVKLSFCFTYKIKDTRRILFCRRIVFDGAAALRTGFGPGWYLLGIILRKQLAVYWHETEWGIDAARQVPQRLSAWKWVKTYLVRQALRNRSVHHFQVCQHGCNILVDRYGVSKDSVSLLNNCSNSERALAHPYESAPKPGLFVAVGRLQPRKGVDLFLDIAQKVAAERPESRFVWIGAFTDAPYSEEHLKARVQERQLDQNVTFAGFMDDPLTVMSEAEAVLLTSRDDPFPKVLQEALAVGRSCVAFDVGGAREILDDLGETVPVGDVDAFARCLTDPSRRAQDGATQRRRRERYQALYSKDAFATRFLEVLGSWDRQAQRGQDSEDAADRSETTVPKG; translated from the coding sequence ATGAGCGCGCCCTCGACCGAGATCGCCGTCGTCACGGAATGTCAGCCTGGGCGGGGCACCCTGACCAGCTTCTGGTTCGCCGCACCGATCTTGCGGGAACAGAACGTTAAACTGTCTTTTTGCTTCACCTATAAGATCAAAGACACCAGGCGAATACTGTTCTGCCGGCGCATCGTCTTCGACGGGGCGGCCGCGCTGCGCACCGGCTTCGGTCCGGGCTGGTATCTCCTGGGCATAATCCTGCGCAAGCAGCTCGCAGTCTATTGGCACGAGACCGAATGGGGCATCGATGCGGCCCGCCAGGTTCCGCAGCGGCTTTCCGCCTGGAAATGGGTCAAGACATACCTGGTCCGCCAGGCCTTAAGGAACCGATCCGTTCACCACTTCCAGGTGTGTCAGCACGGATGCAACATTCTGGTAGACCGCTACGGCGTGTCGAAAGACTCCGTTTCCCTGCTCAATAACTGCTCGAATTCCGAGCGCGCCCTCGCCCATCCCTATGAAAGCGCGCCGAAGCCCGGCCTGTTCGTGGCCGTGGGCCGCTTGCAACCGCGCAAGGGCGTCGACCTCTTCCTAGACATCGCGCAGAAGGTTGCGGCCGAGCGGCCGGAAAGCCGTTTTGTCTGGATCGGCGCGTTCACCGACGCACCCTATTCCGAAGAGCACCTCAAGGCCCGGGTTCAGGAACGACAACTCGACCAGAATGTCACCTTCGCCGGCTTCATGGACGATCCGCTTACGGTCATGTCCGAGGCGGAGGCGGTTCTGCTGACAAGCCGCGACGACCCCTTCCCAAAGGTCCTTCAGGAAGCCCTGGCGGTCGGCCGCTCGTGTGTCGCTTTCGATGTCGGCGGGGCCCGGGAAATCCTGGACGATCTTGGAGAAACGGTGCCCGTCGGCGACGTCGACGCGTTCGCCCGGTGTTTGACCGACCCGTCGCGCCGGGCACAAGACGGTGCAACACAACGCCGCCGGCGCGAGCGGTACCAGGCGCTCTACTCCAAAGACGCCTTCGCAACCCGTTTCCTGGAGGTTCTGGGCTCATGGGATCGACAGGCGCAGCGCGGACAAGACAGCGAGGACGCCGCCGACCGCTCCGAGACCACGGTGCCAAAGGGGTGA
- a CDS encoding glycosyltransferase family 4 protein produces the protein MNRRTPCRIVQVTMGRFNQFDLARQMHRHGMLETLITSYPRWKLRDEGIPEDRIASFPWVTLLRSAATRVGITEGRVKRELTWWAQQAIDWYASRIVGDCDILIGQSGQGLRAGKTVQARGGKYVCHRGSCHIRTQRTLLRTEYEKWGVPVPKTDTRVLDKEEQEYAQADLITVPSEFARQTYIDQGIAAEKVKKIPYGVDLTRFRKTGDPDPQQFNVLYVGQICLRKGIPYLLDAFQRIQVANKHLTLVGRLAPELRDMVHAAQASGQITVTGHVQLRDIPRLMSQSHVLVLPSIEDGFAKVQSEALACGTPVIGSTHSGASDLFTDGCEGFVVRPGDSDVLAERLQRLADSPDLRQRMSQAAQARVASIGGWNDYGDQARQVFEELRHGSDASRPGS, from the coding sequence GTGAATAGACGCACGCCGTGCCGGATCGTTCAGGTCACGATGGGACGCTTCAACCAGTTCGACCTGGCAAGACAGATGCACCGCCACGGGATGCTGGAGACACTGATCACCAGCTACCCTCGCTGGAAGCTGCGCGACGAGGGGATTCCCGAGGATCGTATCGCCAGCTTTCCATGGGTCACGCTGCTACGGAGCGCGGCGACGCGGGTGGGCATCACGGAAGGCCGCGTGAAGCGCGAACTGACCTGGTGGGCGCAGCAGGCCATCGACTGGTACGCGAGCCGGATCGTCGGCGACTGCGACATCCTGATCGGCCAGTCCGGCCAGGGACTCCGCGCGGGCAAGACCGTTCAAGCACGCGGCGGCAAGTACGTCTGCCACCGCGGCTCCTGTCACATCCGCACCCAACGCACCCTGCTGCGCACCGAGTACGAGAAATGGGGCGTCCCCGTTCCCAAGACCGACACGCGGGTTCTCGACAAGGAAGAACAGGAATACGCCCAAGCCGACCTGATCACCGTCCCCTCGGAATTCGCGCGCCAGACATACATCGACCAGGGCATCGCGGCCGAGAAGGTCAAGAAAATCCCCTACGGGGTCGACCTCACCCGCTTTCGCAAGACCGGCGATCCGGACCCGCAGCAGTTCAACGTGCTCTATGTCGGTCAGATTTGTCTGCGCAAAGGTATTCCCTATCTGTTGGATGCTTTTCAACGCATTCAGGTCGCGAACAAGCACCTGACACTGGTCGGCCGGCTTGCGCCGGAACTCCGCGACATGGTTCACGCCGCTCAAGCCTCCGGCCAGATCACGGTGACCGGTCATGTACAGCTACGCGATATCCCACGGCTCATGAGCCAAAGCCACGTCTTGGTCTTGCCCAGCATCGAGGACGGGTTCGCGAAGGTGCAATCGGAAGCACTTGCCTGCGGAACGCCGGTGATCGGCAGCACGCACAGCGGCGCGAGCGATCTGTTTACCGATGGGTGCGAAGGTTTCGTGGTCCGGCCAGGGGACTCGGACGTCCTGGCCGAACGCCTGCAGCGACTGGCCGACTCGCCGGATCTGCGCCAGCGCATGAGCCAGGCCGCCCAAGCGCGGGTCGCCAGCATCGGCGGCTGGAACGACTATGGCGACCAAGCGCGCCAGGTGTTTGAAGAGCTGCGACACGGCAGCGACGCCTCCCGTCCGGGCAGTTAG
- a CDS encoding alginate lyase family protein, with translation MPGTFVRTIVLVALLALLAVVSLMPKEMLQGPEQQDTPPAADASPERAQGADAPPGQAMASDSGEGDTVILPKTRLPQGVDIPKAYIWISKERLRELPTEGPAWENLQAAAAEPLMPPDLSDQNDPTNVHVLAKALVYARTGQESYRGTVINACMLAIGTQRGGRTLALGKELMAYVLAANLVGMPADKDKQFRTFLRDMLSREFPSGKTLRSTHEDRPNNWGTYAGATRAAIAAYLGDAAELARTARVFKGWLGDRDAYAGFTFKARDWQADPEHPVGINPAGATKQGHTIDGVLPDDQRRSGGFRWPPPKENYVYSALQGALAQAIILDRAGYDVWTWENQALRRAFDWLNETADYPARGDDTWQPHVINYYYVTEFPAPVPSNPGKNVGWTDWTHAGTEARHRGE, from the coding sequence ATGCCCGGCACGTTCGTGCGGACCATTGTTCTGGTCGCCCTCCTGGCCCTTCTGGCAGTGGTCTCCCTGATGCCGAAGGAGATGCTGCAGGGACCCGAACAGCAGGACACGCCCCCCGCCGCGGACGCGTCCCCTGAGCGCGCGCAGGGCGCCGATGCGCCTCCGGGCCAAGCAATGGCATCCGACTCGGGCGAGGGCGACACGGTCATCCTGCCGAAGACACGGCTGCCCCAAGGCGTCGACATCCCCAAGGCCTATATCTGGATATCCAAAGAGCGCCTGCGCGAGCTGCCGACCGAAGGACCGGCATGGGAGAACCTGCAGGCCGCGGCAGCCGAGCCGCTGATGCCGCCGGATTTGTCCGATCAGAACGATCCGACCAATGTCCACGTTCTGGCCAAGGCGCTGGTCTACGCCCGCACCGGACAGGAAAGCTACCGCGGTACGGTGATCAACGCCTGCATGCTGGCGATCGGGACGCAGCGCGGCGGCCGGACGCTGGCACTCGGCAAGGAACTGATGGCCTACGTGCTGGCCGCCAATCTGGTCGGCATGCCAGCGGACAAGGACAAACAGTTCCGCACCTTCCTGCGCGATATGCTGTCCAGGGAATTTCCGTCGGGCAAGACGCTACGCTCCACCCACGAGGACCGGCCGAACAACTGGGGCACCTATGCCGGCGCCACACGCGCGGCAATCGCGGCCTACCTCGGGGACGCGGCGGAACTCGCCCGCACGGCCCGTGTCTTCAAAGGCTGGCTGGGCGACCGGGACGCCTACGCCGGCTTCACCTTCAAAGCCCGCGACTGGCAGGCCGATCCGGAGCATCCAGTGGGGATCAACCCGGCGGGCGCGACCAAGCAAGGCCACACGATCGACGGGGTGTTGCCAGACGATCAGCGCCGGAGCGGCGGGTTCAGATGGCCGCCGCCCAAGGAAAACTACGTCTATTCGGCCCTGCAGGGCGCGCTCGCGCAGGCCATCATCCTGGACCGTGCAGGCTACGACGTCTGGACCTGGGAGAACCAAGCGCTGCGGCGCGCCTTCGACTGGCTGAACGAGACCGCCGACTACCCGGCACGGGGCGACGACACCTGGCAGCCGCACGTCATCAACTACTACTACGTCACCGAATTTCCGGCCCCTGTGCCGAGCAATCCAGGCAAGAACGTCGGCTGGACCGACTGGACGCACGCGGGCACAGAAGCCAGGCACCGCGGTGAATAG